TTTTTTTCTTCTGTAATAGTCTACAGTATGTAAATGGGTCTCCTCTCCATGTTTATGTACATTCCTTCTGTGCAGTCTCTAGCTATAATAAATGTAAAACAATTCTCTGTCCAGCTTCATTCTCCTCTCCTGTACCATCTTTCCACCCTCTCCCTTCCATCCTTCTCTAAAAAAGCCCTGACTAGGAGTAGCTTCAACACTATTGAACTTACCAAATTCTACAATTTTCTTGACTTTCTTATTTGTACATGGATGTCCTTTCTGCCCCAAAGAGGCCTCTTTACACTTTAATTACACATTTACCTTGATCTAGATATTACTGTCCTGGTTGCTGCTATTAAGTATTGGTAGTTACCACATCAACCATGACACGCTTTACATACCTCCTACCTATGCAATGTTCCTTTTCTACTAAATTATAATCAATGAAGTCACACTGTTTTCTGCaacttcaaattcatgctctcatcgaaCAGTTCTGCCATGTCAATCTTAACTTCCTTGTCAGGCTTTATGTGTACCCCTACCCTCACAATCTATTCTTGACTTTCTACACATTCCACCTCCAAAATCCAGGAGCTAATTCAGAGGTGAATGCTATTGTTGCAACCACTACATCTTTGTGTGCAGCTGATGTGTGAAAATATGGTAACTCCTCAGGAAGCATCTTGTGTAAAAAGATGCCTCCTGTTGTCGGATAAAAAACCCAAGCGacccaggttctgggatacaatgtatTAAATATGGAGACTTACATAGGACATTTAAAAAAACATAAGCATTTATTTATCTTAGTTACAACAATAAAAACATGCaagtaacaagttatactcagttacaataatagcaagaacaaattagaatactttGCTCTTATCTCAGATATTTTAAGatgtgtcccagatgatggtcattgaTTAAGTAGTTTAAAAAATGAGGTACAGTTGATTCTCCAGGGTCCTGCCTATTGACTTTGTCTCAATTTAAAAGCTGGAGGGGATTTGTGGAAGGCTATATCTGCTGCAGACAAAACTAGCTTTGATCGGAACTGATCTACTATGGGTAAGCCTCTAGGCTTTATAGCCCTCCTGTTAGATTACTTTCAGTGTCTTAACAGATAATACTTTCATGGCCTGTGAAGTTGGGTGCAGTAACAATTCACAGTAGATAATTTATCTAATGACTTGACCAGTTTCCCCTTTCACCCACTAATAAATACAATACCCCACatatcttactagacagtttccatctgagatactaataataggaacatatatttattataatcagccagcatAAAAGCTGTGTACACTCCCCATTAACTATGTCTTTCATACTATGTCAAAGGTGAAAGACAACTTGTAACTTAACGTGAGActatatttctaactggtgcctatatacagtatctgcaaagcactaattaaaataaaacatatatatctaAAGCAATGAGGTCATTCATATACAAAATGGAGTTGAACATGGAATAAATGGCATCTAAAAATAGATAATATCACCCCATACACTTTCTCATGTTCTCTGAtttgctgctgcatccaaagatgtagAATCAGATCAACTGCATGACCATCAGGAACCTGAGAAAAAACTGAGTAACACTCGGTGTTTGGAACATTGCAAGCAACATCACAGAAACTGATCTGAGCATATGcaggttctgtgcatgtgcagatataaaaaaaattggAGATGTGTCTAAACCTTAGGTAAACAtaccgtacatctctgaattatgcTCCAAGTACACACATTATGACATCTCTTACATCAGACCTTTTTAACCTTATCCTCTTCCACCTGTCTTTCCAATGCGGTTTCATTCCTGCATTCTCCACTACTATCCTCCCCATCTTGCCAACACAACCTTTCCTACTTTCACCAGACTGCTTATTCTAAGGGTCACATCTCTGTTCTTCACATTCTCAAATGATTTTATTCCTTTGTTATTTTTGCCCACCATATTTTCTTAAAGACACTTCATTCATCTACCTTTGTGAGTGTCTCCTGTTAGAGCTTCTTCCTAACCAAATGCTTATTTTCTGTTTTTCCCCATTAATCTACTTTATCCCTTTATCACTTAACAATATGGGTTACCTAAGTATTTGTTTGTGGCCCTCTACACTTCTCCATCTACACATCTTCCATTGATGATCTCTGCAGCTTTATTGTCCACCAACATGAATTGTTCAATAATGACATCTAAATGTATCTCTCTTCCTTTGAACTCTACCTTTTCTCATGCTTAATGTTTTCAATTGTCTTTTGACACTAAAACTAAATATGTTCCTCCCCTCATCTCCCTGTACTTTAAAGGTGAAACAATCTACTCTGTCTCTCAAGTGTACTGTCTGTGAATAATCCTTAAATCCTCCATTTCCTTTATTCCCCGTATTGAGGCATTCCTTGTTCCTGTAGAATCCACTTCTGCCAATTCTCCATCTCTGGCCTCAATTACTGTAACTTCTTTTTTTTCTAGCCATACAAAATCACACCATCAATCTATTTTACATGCTCAAATAATTGTTCTCTCTTGCCACTCTGCATCAGTCTACCCTGTCTGCCAATCACTACACTGGTTCTCTGTCACCTACAGTACATTACAagttccacctccttaccctgattaaCAAAATCCTCATCCACTCCTTTGTCCTCATACACCTAAGATGCCCCACCATGACTAGTGATTGGATGGATTCCCAGTTTTATTTTTCTTCAAAATAATTAAGATAAATCAGCAAATTAATGTAACGTATCTTAAGAAAAATCAAAAGGCATAGTATACATCCTTATACAGACATACAGCTTAAATGGGGTGGACATATCTGTAACCTTTTGCCACCTACACTAATCTCCAAGGTTTCAAGCATGCTTTCAGAATAAATCTCTACTGTAATTTTTGTTAACCTCCAGTCTTTGATACCATTTCAACTCCCCACATCGTTCCACACTAAGTTTGTCTGCCTCTTCCCTATAGGATGTAAGCTGTCATGAGCAGGTACCTACCTAACACTTCATCTCTGTCTAACTATTTCTCAAATGAATGATCTGACCTACCTCAATAGAGTACTACTAATCCCTTGTTCTCACAGTCTTGTCAATAGTTGGCTCTGCAATGTTATATTTTATTTACACTACTGTACCTGGCATGATTAGGGAGGGGCATTGGGGGTAGTCATCCTGAGGCCCTCACACATTGtaggcccacacacacacaggtgtttgCAACTGCATAGTCATCATGTGTACCAGGTTGTAGGTGTGGTTCCCAGATGTGGAAGAATAAGCAGGGGGAGAGGGTGTCAGGTGCCACCTCTCACTGCTGTGTGtgcactgcagcctctccctcctctGGTAATCTGCTGCCCACTCCAACATTGCTACTCCCTGCAGCATTGAGCTACACCCTCTCCCTCCTCTGATGCTCTGGTGCTGCTCCCACATCGCCGCTCTCTGTAACAAAGGTCAGACCTAGGGACCTCACAGAAAGCTGATCCACACTGTCCTGTCCAGGTAGAGAGGGAGGTTTCACTGTGTGTGTTTCAAGGGGGAATAGGGGGAGCTCAGGAGTGCTTTTCAGCTATTTTAGTAGTGTGGACCCCCAACTTTCTTGTTGCCCCTCAGCATACACCAACCTTAATCGGGCCCTGCTAATGTATGTCAATTTATTTTTGGCTGGTTATTGaataattttatatttttaaattGCATACAATTTTGTTGTCTGCATAATGTTTGCTCAGTGTATTCTGTGCTCTCCCCATTGTACAGCACTGAGGACCATTGTGGCAGCTTATAAATAACATACATAAATaagaataatataaataataaggaCATGTACTGCTGTAATCAGTCTTATATGTAAACCATCTTCTAGAAGTACTTGGAAACTGTTACATGTCTGATCTGTAATAATAGTAAATCCTATAATAAGATTCAGAGTGATATCTGACCATAAATTATTCTATATTAGAAATAATTTGCAGAGTGATCACATTGTGGAGTGTGTGACCAGGGGAAGCATCTTTCCTTGATATGCAGTAAGTGGTCAGAGCGGGTGTGCAGGAGGGTTGTGGATTATACACAGAACAATGAATGCTGGAATATGTTAGGAATGATTAGAAAATAAATAAGTTGTAAATATTATTATGAATGATCTGCTGTGTACAATGTAACACCAACAAAGAAAGTTCTAGGATTTATAGAATTTAGTCTATTTACTTTATATTTCAATAGGTGCAATTTCTCATGCGTGTAATCACACAGTATTATTATTACCTTTTATTTATTAGGTGCCGCAAAATGTATACACCGCCCTACAGAGTATACATACAAAACACTTCTCATTAACAGGGCATTACAGTAGGTTTTACATAAAATACACAAAGGAACGCCATAATATATGTGTCAAAAAATAAATTTACACCAGACGGGAAAGGACAATTGGGGCTTACATACTGTATGGCAACTCATTGAAGATATCTGGAGTCAAAAGTGGGAGTCAGTGCAGTGCAGTGATCCTGTACCCAACATGTgagcaagctacaagaatcagagtGGCTGTAGAAAGGAGACAAGGCCATGGAGTACTGGTAAAGGCGGTGTACTAAAGTGAAGGGAAGAACAGTTGGAGGATGACCAGAGAAATATAAATTGTGCAGGGCACGAGAATCAAATAAACAGGAAGGATGAAATGCTTTAATAAAAAGGTATATTTTATACCATTTAAATGGCATCAGTATTAATATAAAGCCTTAATGTAGGGAGTTAATGAAATAGTGAATTTTAGGATGAAAAAGAGGCAACAGACTTGAGGGACAGAAGATATGATAATGTTATCACTGGAGGATGAGGGCATATCAGTATATTATAATATCcctaagagaaaaaaaataataaactgtTTTGCAAATAAAAAGAAACAATAATTAAATTAAATGATTTATATAAAATCCTGaatcatattttatattttaatgcaTGTACAAGATCACAAAATCTCGGTGCAATGACAGATGTCCTCCTGGATACAGAAAAGCTTTTAATGGAGGATTCCATGTCTGCTGCTATGACTGTGTCCCATGTTCTGAGGGAGAAATATCTAATACAACAGGTAGGAATGTGTTATAGTATATACATAAGATAAATCATCATATAAGAGTAAAGATTTTACAATTGTCATAGTAGAATATCAGTATAGAAGACAAACTGTACCATAGAATAAAACATACTGCAATAAGCACAAAACTATGTTGGTGTTCTCACATTAAAGTATAGAATACCACATTCCAAATTCACTACATATTATATTGCAGTACTTTGTTTCAGTTAATTACCACTTTTTATTGAGAGACATAAGTATTACATTAATAAAACAAATACTCTGATACCCCCCATTTTGGTACATACCCCATGAAACATTTCAATAGAACAAATGTCCAGTGCTCCCATTGCTGAAAAAACACATGAATTTATTTGTGCAGATTTATATTGACTATACATACTGTTTAATTGTTTTATAATGAACAAAAGAACTGACCCACCGAGATTATATGTAtggttttatattacattttagatAGTGAGATCTGCCATAGATGTCCTGATGAAGAGTGGCCGGATGAGAGAAAAGTGAGATGTGTACCCAAAATATATGACTTTCTGTCCTATGATAAGGACATTGTGGTGCAAATATCTGCAGTAACAGCTTCATCATTCTCTGCCATAACATTATTTGTATTAGGGAACTTTATTTATTACTGGAACACCCCAATTGTGAAAGCCAATAATCGGGCTGTAAGCTTCATTCTCCTAGTCTCCATCTTGCTgagcttcctctgtgtgttctTGTTCCTCGGCCGACCAGTGGATATAACCTGCAGACTCAGACAGACATCATTTGGGATCTTCTTCTCCACAGCAGTCTCTTCTGTATTAGCCAAGACTGTCACTGTCTTCATTGCTTTCAAAGCCACCAAACCTGGAAGCTCCTGGAGGAAGTGGGTAACACTCAAAGTATCTAAACATGTGGTCATTGTGTTCTCCTCTATCCAAGTTCTGATCTGTGGTATCTGGCTGACTGTTTCTTCTCCCTATCAGGAGTATGACCATCACTCCTATAAGGGAATGATCATCGttcagtgtaatgaggggtcagtTATTGGGTTATACTCTATGTTGAGTTACATAGGGATACTGGCATCTGTGAACTTtgttctggctttcatggtgagAACATTACCGGACAGCTTCAATGAGGCCAagtacatcaccttcagcatgctggtgctctgcagtgtctggattgcaatgatcccagcctatctgagcaccaaagggaaaTACATGGTGGCTGTGGAGATATTCGCCATACTGACCTCATGTGCTGGTGTTCTGggctgtatatttttcccaaaGCTTTATATTCTGCTTATAAAACCTGAATTTAACTCTAGAAAAACAATACTGGGGAAAAACAGTACATAAACCATTAGATACTGTACTTGAACATGATATTATGCAAAACCTGTTGTTTTCCTTAAACATTGCTTAATTAATAAGACCTGCATCAAAATTGCTTTATGTAAATAAGTATAGGAAGATCTGATTTTAGTGACATGGAcaaaggaaaatatatatatatatatatatatatatatctctatatctatctatgtgtgtgtgtgtgtgtgtgtgtgtgtgtgtgtgtgtgtgtgtgtgtgtgtgtgtgtgtgtgtgtgtgtgtgtgggaaagacAGCGCCCATAGTGCAAGTCAATTATTTTATTCACTTAAAAACAGTTATTTTAAAACACCACAAGAGAGATTGCAGCCTCTTTATACTGACAAAGTGATTACACAAAACACATAGGGTCTTTGCCTATCCAATGTTGTGTATGCCCAGAATATTGTCATGGTGGTAGTGAGCAGTGTCCGGACGGACCCTATGGTGACCAGTGGATAAAGTTTATTGTCCTAATTTCGTTCCCTGGTGAAGTTTTCCAGTATTGCCGTGGCTTTCTGTTTTACATCCTGTGGTATCCAGCCTACAGCAATATGATATTTGGTACGAGGCTGCAATTTGTATTGTGGTGCTTTAAAAtaacttttttaaaataaaaaaaaaatgatttgcaCTATGGGCGCCCTCTTTTTATCCATTATGTCCAGATATATTTATTTCCTTGGGTCCACAAATTATAAGAAaaacaaagggatttttcccacacactctgctggctgttagtaagaagaactatacactatgtaataataggaaatgtagagctcttcgttacatatgttttgcaaaagatatgataagcctccaggtcacttcacggctgctctattgctggaggtccctaaaactaagcataagtccacggcttggaccccacaaagtcgatcaggcccaaccaccccagggcagcactccATTGAAATActatagtgttaatatgtgttaataagaaagaaacagaagctatgtgttagaaaatgatacaaaaataagggtgttaataaaatactcaaaagcgtaatattagtggaaaaataggagtgttacataagtgctaattaaattttatggcatgctaccccaaggtagcccggtcacatcagacctggggggtaccactccccaaactcacacccagcataataataataatgataattacatccactatgggtcatacaattgcttaatgtacggccacatgataatggcacatacaaaacatatccatattgagagctagcttacctggaggcacccctgtatactccaaatggcactacaggactcagcatgccctcctaatgctggctccatctatgcctcactgaactgcaataaataatggcaagctgctctaatcaagctggtaacaatcctcaggtgctgcgggagggggttactctagacaagaaaaacaaagggatatttcccacgcactctgctggctgttagtaacaaGAACAGTTCTCATACATATGAATTTTGAAATTATGATTCCAAAAGGAACTCAAACATGGGATTCACAGCTCTTATCATCTGATTGTTTATTTACTGGCAAAAGCAAAACATACAGAATAagttatacacagtagtgatagatatatatatatatatatatatatatatatatataatatttatacttGTGCTTCCTTAATAAAAAACATGAAACCATTAGACAATTACTAACACAAATTGTACACTTGCAATTCCATAGTTACCATCTTGagatccttttctctgtctgaccaTGTCTCCTTTACTCCTGCACTTAGCTTTTTCTCTGCATCTTCCTCTATACTTCTCATCTCCTTTATCTCTTGACTCTAACTAACTCATCTACATGTATACATAACATAACCATTTTCAAACTGGCATATTCCTATTGGTTCCCTTGTAACGGATTGCTGCCAGATTCCAAAGTGTCATAAAACATATGCAATTGTTCTGCACCAAGGTGGTAAACAGTACATATATATTGGGGTCATAAAATGTGTTAATCATCAAAGTGTAAATGTATGTGTTTGCCTTGGTTGTTAGCATCAGCAATTGTGACTTGTTGGTAGTAGATCAAATGATCTTATGTTGTCATTGTCTCCTGTCTGCAGTATTCATGGGAAATAGGCCAGATGGTTTGTAATTACCAAAGGTTCTgtattgcaaatcttgattctgatTAAAATATACACTTGTGGATTCCAGGGTCCATTTGATTGTGAAACAATTCTTTGTTATATTGTAACCTCACTAGCCTAATTTATGGCATGagtagaataaacctgttccctacacaatGTTTTACAGGAAGcacaaatacacatactgtatacaaacctTTATTTCCAAAATAATTGAAACATTTACCTTTGTTCAAACCTATTAAACCTGTTTCTTACTATAATATGTATTTCCATACTGTTCACTTGGGTTAAAACCACATTTCATCCTTAacaatattttaattcagacaatatctcTTTAATCTCAATATTCCTAAATTATATTTTATGCAAATTACCTATCTGGCAACAGTCATTCCCTTCCAGCCATGAGAAataattttgattggccacacattaaactaatgTAGTCATTTTCAATACCTCttaaaacatttcttgaacacattTTATCCACAATTTTAACCATGAGTGTAACCACTGTGATTTTAaaaattcagtattcatgaggaaaacattTTGTACAGTCATTGGAACACCATACCATTATGTAGCTTGATTGTAGATCCATGGCTTGGAGGCACGTTTCCTGTATTGTTGCCTGCACCAATTTGCTGGTAGAGGACTGCCATCTGTgtggtttgcttgccattggagaTGCCTTTTGTTTGCTTTATGGAGGCAGTAGAAGTAGGATTATTCATAGAAGCTGCCACGATACTTGTAATTTTGTATTTGGCACagag
This window of the Pseudophryne corroboree isolate aPseCor3 unplaced genomic scaffold, aPseCor3.hap2 scaffold_1069, whole genome shotgun sequence genome carries:
- the LOC134988510 gene encoding vomeronasal type-2 receptor 26-like; the encoded protein is MYKITKSRCNDRCPPGYRKAFNGGFHVCCYDCVPCSEGEISNTTDSEICHRCPDEEWPDERKVRCVPKIYDFLSYDKDIVVQISAVTASSFSAITLFVLGNFIYYWNTPIVKANNRAVSFILLVSILLSFLCVFLFLGRPVDITCRLRQTSFGIFFSTAVSSVLAKTVTVFIAFKATKPGSSWRKWVTLKVSKHVVIVFSSIQVLICGIWLTVSSPYQEYDHHSYKGMIIVQCNEGSVIGLYSMLSYIGILASVNFVLAFMVRTLPDSFNEAKYITFSMLVLCSVWIAMIPAYLSTKGKYMVAVEIFAILTSCAGVLGCIFFPKLYILLIKPEFNSRKTILGKNST